The DNA segment TGCGCCTGGACTGGTCTGAGAGTCGAGAAAACGGAAGTCAGATTGACGGCCGCATCAGCGGCAAAACCTATCTGGACATGATGTTTGAAAGAATCGGGGTGAAGTTTTGAATCCCGTGTTTCTGCACAAGGGCAGCATTTATCGTGTTGACGAAAAAACCGCCGTGCCCGTGCCTATTTTTCAGTCAAATCCAGGATGCGTGCCCGATTGTGTCTGGCGAGTTTATGGTCAAAGGTGTAGGTCGTCTCGCATCCGGCTGAACGATTTTTGTAAATGATGATATAGTCTGAAAAATCGGCTGGTCCTCTCCGGTAGGCGGCAAGTGCAGATCCGGCGGAATGCGGGTCTTCGATGGCAAACTCTTTTGTGGAAAGAATCTGCTCAAGAACCTTGATCACCCAGTGTTTTTCATATTTGTAGGCTCCGCGCAAAACCCAGACCAGCTCGCAGAGAACAACTGTTGCAATCATTGCCGGATTTTCCATTGTACAACACGACTCGATCAGATCGTTGGCCTGCGGGGACTGCTCCGCATGATCCTGGGTCAAATAGCGCACCAGCACATTGGTATCCAGGCCGATCATTTTTTTTGGCTCTCTTTACGAATGGCCCGGTCCATATCCTCAAGCGATACTGTCCTTTGAGGCCTGGGCAGCATGCCCTTGAGCTGGCTGACCGGAGTATACCTTGCTACCAGCCTTACGCCATGATCATCTTCGACTATAAACTCCACCCGGTCTCCGGCCGTAAGCCCCAATTTTTCTCTTAAGTCTTTCGGCAGGGTAATCTGGCCCTTGCTTGTCAGTGTTGCGTGCATCATGACCTCCTGTTGTCATCTATGGTTCCTTACTTTAAAGTAAGGAAATGCAGTTGCCCCGTCAAGCCTTTTCTGAAAAATTTTTGGTAAATCCGTTTAACGTTGATCATGATATCATAAAGGAGGATCAGGCTGGAGCATGAGTTCCTTTTTTAAAATGCTTTTGCTCTGGCTATCAACCATGCCCGGATAATGTATCTGGCCAGATTTTCGATGCCGTCATCATTGCCCGACCAGAGGGTCTTGCTGCAATACACATTGACATAGGGCCGGAAAGATCCGTATCGGCTTTGATAACGCTCTTCCCAGGCCATCTCCAGGACTTCAAAATGATTTTGCACGCACTGAAAATAACCAGAGTTTTGCGGGTTTCTGGGCCTGTAGACATCGTCGGTGGATTTTGTGGCAGGTTGAAGCACCCCATCCCTCTTCGGCAGATAAAGATAAGGGTCTTGATAATGACTTGAACCCTCATTTGAGTTTTTCTATCACCGCTTTCTTGGCTTCGGTTATATCCAAAAAGTGTGATTTCCCTTCGGAGATGTGTTTTTCCCGAGCGCGTAATACATCTGCGTGCCAGGATGGGGAGGGGATATCCTCTGGTGTGCCGGCAAGGTCGGCCCAAATTTCTTCGATCGCCTGTAGCTTGTCCTCAACACTCATTTGTTCCCGATGCATTTTGGTCTGCCATCGGTGCCTCCCGGAAAGATTACAGGTTTTTCAATAAGTATGCGGTATGTATCTGTGTCAATGATTGAAACAGAAATAACGCCTCTGAAAAAGAAATTCAAGGCCGGAGGTTTCACAAAAAAAGCTTTCAACGCCATGTCACCTAAATTTCAGTTCTCAGAAAACAGGGAAAGTCGGGGCCTTTCTGCGCCGTTTATCGGTAAGGCCATACTTGCACAATGAGGTGGCCTAAAAAAATCTTGACAATGTCTTTATGTAATGTTTTTTATATAAAAAACAACATTACATTCTTGCATAAGGAGGACACTTCCATGGCTTTTCCCCGCTTACAAGGCGACTCCATCGTTATTCTGCACAATCGCAGGGTCAACAAATCCATTAAGCAGGAAAGACTTCATGTTTTTCAAACCTTTTCCGCTGCCCGGCAGGCGGTCGACGATAAGAACCAGTGGCGGATGTTTTGTGATTCACTGGATATGAAACTCGACGGCATCGCAAAAAAGGTGGACCGGTCTGAATTGAAAC comes from the Desulfobacterales bacterium genome and includes:
- a CDS encoding AbrB/MazE/SpoVT family DNA-binding domain-containing protein codes for the protein MMHATLTSKGQITLPKDLREKLGLTAGDRVEFIVEDDHGVRLVARYTPVSQLKGMLPRPQRTVSLEDMDRAIRKESQKK
- a CDS encoding addiction module protein; the encoded protein is MHREQMSVEDKLQAIEEIWADLAGTPEDIPSPSWHADVLRAREKHISEGKSHFLDITEAKKAVIEKLK
- a CDS encoding type II toxin-antitoxin system VapC family toxin is translated as MIGLDTNVLVRYLTQDHAEQSPQANDLIESCCTMENPAMIATVVLCELVWVLRGAYKYEKHWVIKVLEQILSTKEFAIEDPHSAGSALAAYRRGPADFSDYIIIYKNRSAGCETTYTFDHKLARHNRARILDLTEK